The Solanum dulcamara chromosome 2, daSolDulc1.2, whole genome shotgun sequence region GtaccggccacgtctagggtaccctccctgGGCGTGACATATTATAATAGTTGTACATAGAGTAATAGCTCTTAAGAATTTGTGTAATTATGGTGTCAATTGCTTTCCATATGTAGGAGATATTAGGCATTAATGTAGCAAATATTTTTGGAGATATTACAATTAGGAATAACAAATATTTAGGGGTGTAAATAGCAGGGTTTTAGGCATAAATCCCTACATGAGCCATTACATttggatttttaaattttgaattatgcAGGTTTTTTGTTGTAAGCTGGCTATTTAAAACTCTCCTATTTTCAATTGAGAAATATTTTCAACCTCTTTTACTGCACAATCTTttaaacaaaaccaacaaataGTATCTAGCAATCATACCATACTTTTCTATgacaataaaaaaaagaacCATCTTTTATTTGTGAAAACTCCATATTAGTAGGAGCATCAACTCCGTTCCCGTAGGCTTCTGAGAAGCGGAAGAAATTGTTGGAATTCTAAAAAAGAGTCTTGAAATCCAGGATGCATTCTTGGAAGGCTTGTTGAGCTTCTTCATTTGAAGACATCGCAAAAGTATTTCAGTTTCATATGACTAGATGGAATGACCCAAGATCTGCCTCTTAACTTATGTATAGATATAGATTCATTCACTCAACAATTTTCCGCATGAGAGCTGTTGCAAGATCACTAGTGACTTAGGTCTCTACATATGGTATAAAACCTCAATATTCAATTGAACATGCAAAACTGCACTTCTTTAAGATGATAGTGGAGCAAACCTCCGATGAAGACACCAAGTTCCTTACAGGGATATATCTAACACCTTAGACAATCTCACATCGATAAAATATATGAGAAATGTAAGGTAAATAAGGAAGCAAAATTAACCCTGTTGACGTGGTTTAAAGTCGTACAAGCCTAGACCTAAAGTTGacaatattattattagtgGGTTGGGTTGTTAGTAGTTACACATTATATATTCAAGTTTAAAATTCAGATGTGACattttaattcatcaaaattcacTAAATAATTGTCTGTGAACTCAACGACCAGTATATATTAATTTGAGATCATAATAGGAACCAACAAACTTCAAATCCGCCTCTGGTTGGCACTGAAAATCCTAGCTAATAagtagagaaaaagaaagatagaagAAGAAATGCAACATGAGTTGCTGGCTTCTCAACTGTTAGTCATGACCTTAAGTGACACATGCAGAACCCTCTAGACAAATACCTGCATTTAGTGTAAATGATGGCTGTAAGTTAATTGCCTTGGAAAAAGATCATCTTCTGGAAGTCGAAATTCTTATTCGCACGATATAAGATCAAAACTAAAATGATGACATTACCATAGAATGCTCTTCTTGAGCCATTTATGTTGCCCTTCTAAGTTTGGCTAGTTCAGCCAACACATTCTCGAGGGGAACTATCAgcttgctctttttagtctgcAATTTTTCACAGCAGTGTCAGCGTCAGTGTCAAACCATTTTAATACAATGCTAAGTacacaaacaaaataaaatggTATAGACAGAGCACAACATTCATACAGTACTTGACCAAAACCTCGAAAGAGACAGCCATTAGTGCTGTCAGACACCTAAGAATTGGCAGTGAAACCAATGACGAAAACATTTTACAAAAGCTCGACACTGGAAACAGACTTGAAACCAGAAGCAGTAATTCCCATTCCTCTTTAAGTTAAACTAACAGTAGCAGTCGTCCCACTCATATCATAGCTCTTTGTGTAGAAATGAGCATAAACCATCTTCATGAAGGAAACAATTTAAGAAACAAATCTGGTTTCATCCCATCTTTTTGTTAGTATGAACATATATCATTATGTTTGGTTCTTTAAgaaattaattatagatttTATCATCCTGTCTAGTCAGACTTAACGTTCAAATAATAGCAGCCCCAACACCCTAATATATTCTTTATTATCTGAAAAATTGTGAGGATGGACTCTTGAAATGTCAATATCCATGATAGTAGAGTCCATACCTTCAATGAGGGAACAAGAGCAAGCACTTCATCAACAGATTCCAAGTGAAAGTTGGCAATCATGCAGAGCTGCATCCATACAACAAAGAAATATGAAAACATTGCCTCACACCACATGTAAAAGATTAACGTATTAACAGGTTGAAATCTTCAATACCTCCCCATCAGAAACATCATGCTGTTTTAGAGGCCTGATCTGAGTTAAATGAAAACCATCACTAGGAAATTTTCAATAGAAAATTATAACAAGAAGTTCTCttttttctattaataataAAAGGTCTCAAGGATACTCGAGTATCTGTTTAACAGTCTGGGGATTATCATAAAGCCTGTTACTTAGAGCATATTCCAATCCCCTGTCAAATGAACTGGTACCAAACAAAGTCAAAGCTTAGCTCTTATCACTTGTCTTCCACAATAAGGAAGCAACAGAGACAAGAAAAATGCAGAAAGTCAAACATGCACTCCCTTACACAGGTGGTTTTATAGAAAATGCCaccattctctcttggaatcttTTCAAAATATCAACAGCTTCACAATCCATTAGGCATGCTGTATTTTCCGGAAGATCTGAATATAAATCAAGAGATTCTTAGAATTAAAATTAGAATATAATTGAAACTTAAGTAGTCTACTCATATTGCAAGCCATTTTGTtacaaagaaaaggaagaagaacttCAAGGCTACAGAGTGTAAGAATAGAAAATGATAGCTGTAAATTGCTTAGTAATCTGAAGAGGGAGAAGTTAAAAGGCTGACGATTGttttttgttctcttttttctctctagaTGTTTCATTACATAAGctccttatatatataaagtgtGAGAATTACAACCACATAACAAGCAAAATATCTCACACTATGTACATATGTGGCTCACTAACCACCACTAATTTTAACTCAAAAGACTTGCctactataaaaaaatatctacaATCTAGGAGTTTCTAGAGAAATCTTAATTTCCTAACACTCCTCCTTAAGATTTTTCATTGAAACTCCTTGCAACATCCTTTGAAACTCAAACTTGTTGGTGGAAAGAGACTTAGTTAGAATATCAGCTTGTTGTTCTTCACTGCTGCAATGCACCAACTTAACTTCACCATTCTTCTCAGCATCTCTTCAAGCATGAAATTTGATGTTGATATGCTTTGTTCTTCCATGCTGCACCGGATTTTCAGCCATCGCAATAACTGATTTACTGTCCACATAGATCACTGTTGGTTCTTTTGGCAACAGATCCAATTCAAACAAGATCTTTCTCAACCAAATTGCTTGATTTGCAGCAAATGCAGCAGCCACATACTCTGCTTCTGCTGAAGATTGAGCTACAATATCTTGCCTTTTTGTGCTCCAAGAAAAAATGCCTGAACCAAATGAATAGGAGTAACCAGATTGCTTTTGTAATCATCCAAACATCCACCCCAATCACTATCTGAATAGCCAATAAGAGCTCCATTCTCCAAACTTCTATACCAGATTCCATAATCAATCGTCCCCCTAATGTACCTTAACACTCTTTTAGCGGCTCCAAAATGCTTAGTGCTGGGACTTTGCATATATCGACAAAACAAACTGGTCGTGAGCATGATGTCTGGCCTAGAAGTGGTCAGATACAGTAGACTTCCAATAAGACTTATAAAGTTTCGCCATCATACTTTATCAATTTTTCATTCACAACAAGTGGAGTTGCAACAGGTTTGCACTTGTCAAGCTTGAACTTTTTTAACAGATTCAAGGCATAcctcttttgggacaagaaAATTCCTTCACAATATTGAGAAATCTCCATTCCCAGGAAAATCTTCATTTCTCCTAGATCGGACATTTCAAAAGCTTTTAGCATTTCATTTTTAACTTCTTAAACCGCAAGAGGATTTTCACCTGTGATCATCAAATCATCGACATAAACTGATATCATAATCAGCATCCCATCAGCTTGTCTTTTGAAGTACAAAGTAGACTCATTTAGGCTTCTGTTGAAGCCTTGAGACAGCAAATGAGTATCCAGCCTACTATACTAAGCTCTTGGAGCTTGTTTAAGACCACAGAGAGCCTTTTTAAGCTTGTACACCCTGTCTTCTTTACCTGCAACT contains the following coding sequences:
- the LOC129872954 gene encoding DNA-directed RNA polymerases IV and V subunit 4-like translates to MVGVNYCWNCSLPDMPIVIDCLGDSGKAKAPHPLTMRLEQDLPENTACLMDCEAVDILKRFQERMVAFSIKPPVSFDRGLEYALSNRLYDNPQTVKQILEPLKQHDVSDGELCMIANFHLESVDEVLALVPSLKTKKSKLIVPLENVLAELAKLRRAT